Proteins co-encoded in one Schaalia radingae genomic window:
- a CDS encoding glycoside hydrolase family 1 protein: MDPDDVTLPTRLHLGVATSSLQIEGGDTHNDWHDWAQKPGTIRDNSDPATAVDHWQHWREDIELMRNLGIRDYRMSLEWARIEPEEGVFDTDAIAHYRHELEALVEAGIRPLVTLHHFSNPCWFAQRGEFTRHENINCFMRFVYRVVREFRDLVTDWVTINEPNVYVTQAHLFQEGPPADVSWRSVRACLRHLAQAHCRAYMLIHRLQPEAKVGFAHHMRVFVPRVASNPSHRVLTRVARYAFQDAIAQAMLVGEFPVALGTSGGVKPGRYYDFLGINYYSRSAIDKLEDGTIPGAPVNDLGWEVYSDGIVEVTRELAERYNAPVWITENGTCDNGDANADESFRCRFIWDHLNALAHSGLPVERYYHWCFTDNWEWSEGMTARFGLVSVDPATGQRTCKPSALMYRDIIREGALTPDLYDTYVAGQRYREDPQ, translated from the coding sequence ATGGATCCCGACGACGTGACCTTACCGACCAGACTGCATCTGGGCGTCGCCACGTCCTCCCTTCAGATCGAAGGCGGCGACACCCACAACGACTGGCATGACTGGGCTCAAAAGCCCGGCACTATCCGCGACAACTCCGACCCCGCTACTGCGGTCGACCACTGGCAGCATTGGCGCGAGGACATCGAACTGATGCGCAACCTTGGCATTCGCGACTACCGAATGTCCCTGGAGTGGGCGCGCATCGAACCCGAAGAAGGTGTCTTCGACACTGACGCCATTGCCCATTACCGACACGAGCTCGAAGCACTCGTCGAAGCAGGGATTCGACCCCTCGTGACGCTGCACCACTTCTCTAATCCGTGCTGGTTTGCCCAGCGAGGTGAATTCACCCGCCACGAGAACATCAACTGCTTCATGCGTTTCGTCTACCGGGTAGTACGCGAATTTCGCGACCTCGTCACCGACTGGGTGACGATCAACGAACCCAATGTCTATGTCACGCAGGCGCACCTGTTCCAGGAAGGTCCCCCGGCAGATGTATCGTGGCGCAGCGTGCGCGCCTGCCTGCGCCACCTCGCTCAGGCTCACTGCCGCGCCTACATGCTGATCCACCGGCTGCAACCAGAAGCGAAGGTCGGTTTCGCGCACCACATGCGTGTTTTTGTGCCGCGCGTCGCCTCGAACCCGTCGCACAGGGTACTCACCCGCGTTGCCCGCTACGCGTTCCAGGACGCCATCGCACAGGCAATGCTGGTCGGTGAGTTTCCGGTCGCTCTCGGCACAAGTGGCGGAGTGAAACCGGGGCGCTACTACGACTTCCTGGGCATCAACTACTATTCGCGCAGCGCGATCGACAAGCTCGAAGATGGCACCATACCCGGTGCCCCTGTCAACGACCTGGGCTGGGAGGTCTACTCTGACGGCATCGTGGAGGTGACACGCGAACTGGCTGAGCGCTACAACGCACCCGTATGGATCACTGAAAACGGTACGTGCGACAACGGCGATGCAAACGCCGACGAATCATTCCGCTGCCGCTTCATCTGGGATCACCTGAATGCACTGGCGCACAGCGGCCTGCCCGTCGAGCGCTACTACCACTGGTGCTTTACCGACAACTGGGAGTGGAGCGAGGGAATGACAGCGCGCTTCGGCCTGGTCAGTGTGGATCCTGCCACCGGTCAGCGCACGTGCAAACCCTCCGCCCTCATGTACCGCGACATCATTCGCGAAGGCGCACTGACACCGGATCTTTACGACACCTACGTTGCCGGCCAGCGTTACCGGGAGGATCCGCAATGA
- a CDS encoding YbaK/EbsC family protein encodes MSIELDGTATWLPALEHLDLLADPTAKALQELAKREPELAAQALVADIDPDYADTEAMTEHYQMNLALSCNCVLIAGKRNGDERVAAAVVRATTRADVNHVIKKTLDVRKCSFWPQDKAVEASGMEYGGITPVGVPPQWRLLLDPRVIVDMCVIGSGLRRSKLAVPGELLAALPGAEVIEGLAQPVSEQA; translated from the coding sequence ATGAGTATTGAATTGGATGGAACAGCGACATGGCTCCCTGCCCTCGAGCATCTCGATCTTCTCGCGGATCCTACCGCGAAGGCACTTCAGGAACTGGCCAAGCGCGAGCCGGAGCTGGCTGCGCAGGCCCTTGTAGCCGACATTGATCCAGACTACGCCGATACCGAGGCGATGACTGAGCACTACCAGATGAATCTGGCTTTGTCGTGTAACTGCGTCCTCATTGCTGGCAAGCGCAACGGTGATGAACGCGTGGCTGCCGCTGTCGTGCGCGCAACGACGCGAGCCGACGTCAACCATGTCATCAAGAAGACACTGGACGTGCGCAAGTGCTCGTTTTGGCCGCAGGACAAAGCAGTGGAAGCCTCCGGCATGGAATATGGCGGCATCACACCTGTGGGCGTGCCGCCACAGTGGCGCCTGCTGCTTGATCCACGCGTGATAGTCGACATGTGTGTCATCGGGTCAGGTCTGCGTCGCTCCAAGTTGGCGGTGCCCGGCGAGTTGCTGGCGGCCCTGCCCGGTGCCGAGGTGATAGAGGGACTCGCACAGCCGGTCAGCGAACAGGCCTGA
- a CDS encoding MFS transporter produces MSTASDQTHHHDHFVDPHARPPVTKGWIGRYGLAYLGINLAWAGPSQLLIAKQVLDFFGDNGKEQYLALIMAVGGAASIIATALWGFATDWTRSRFGRRSPWVLIGAVTSAALLVWMGGASSFVSLLIAWTLFQIMIASAVGASQAMAPDRVPTNQYGTVSGVMGLTYTLALVLGTAIGTVFDVAPAYWISAAVVVVLVVQFLVFYREVPTGEGVFAISPTTPAATDDSDEDVKKPVGAQANADRPYADFIWVFIARMAVTLGNVTALFYLFYYLRDRIKLDDPDTGVLILTGIYALAVVVCAVVAGSISDKMHRRLIFVAGSSVGVAAACLIMAWAHAFWVVIIAALVLGISWGVYMAVDQALINEVLPIPAQRGRDVGIMNIAVVTPNALAPVVAAGALSFLGGYAGLYILSGVLALTGALVMYRVKNVA; encoded by the coding sequence ATGAGCACCGCATCTGACCAGACCCACCACCACGATCACTTCGTTGATCCTCATGCGCGACCACCCGTCACCAAAGGCTGGATCGGTCGCTACGGATTGGCTTACCTGGGCATCAACCTGGCGTGGGCGGGCCCCAGCCAGCTCCTCATCGCCAAGCAGGTCCTTGACTTCTTCGGAGACAACGGCAAAGAGCAGTACCTTGCGCTGATCATGGCGGTCGGCGGTGCGGCCTCCATTATCGCCACCGCATTGTGGGGATTTGCCACCGACTGGACGCGTTCGCGTTTTGGGCGTCGATCCCCGTGGGTGCTGATTGGCGCGGTAACATCAGCTGCCTTGCTGGTGTGGATGGGCGGGGCATCCTCGTTCGTCAGTTTGCTGATCGCGTGGACGCTGTTCCAGATCATGATCGCAAGCGCCGTGGGAGCGAGCCAGGCGATGGCACCCGACCGTGTTCCGACCAACCAGTACGGCACGGTTTCGGGCGTCATGGGTCTGACGTACACACTCGCCCTGGTCCTCGGCACGGCAATCGGCACGGTCTTCGATGTCGCACCGGCCTACTGGATTTCCGCTGCAGTCGTGGTGGTCCTGGTCGTACAATTCCTGGTTTTCTACCGCGAGGTCCCCACTGGCGAGGGCGTCTTCGCGATCTCACCGACCACACCTGCCGCGACCGATGACAGTGATGAGGATGTGAAGAAACCCGTCGGCGCTCAGGCGAATGCCGACCGTCCATATGCAGACTTTATCTGGGTGTTCATTGCGCGCATGGCTGTGACCCTGGGGAACGTGACGGCTCTGTTCTACCTGTTCTACTACCTGAGAGATCGCATCAAGCTGGACGATCCAGATACGGGCGTGCTGATCCTGACCGGAATCTATGCGCTGGCCGTGGTGGTGTGCGCCGTGGTGGCCGGGTCGATTTCTGACAAGATGCATCGGCGCCTGATTTTCGTGGCCGGATCATCCGTTGGGGTTGCGGCCGCCTGCTTGATCATGGCGTGGGCGCACGCGTTCTGGGTGGTCATTATTGCCGCGCTGGTACTCGGCATTTCGTGGGGCGTGTACATGGCGGTCGATCAGGCGCTGATCAACGAGGTACTGCCAATCCCCGCGCAACGCGGACGCGATGTCGGAATCATGAATATCGCGGTTGTCACGCCAAATGCGCTGGCACCGGTCGTGGCAGCGGGAGCCTTGTCATTCCTGGGCGGCTATGCGGGCCTGTATATCCTGTCCGGAGTGCTCGCACTGACCGGCGCACTCGTGATGTATCGGGTGAAGAACGTGGCGTGA
- the rpsO gene encoding 30S ribosomal protein S15 produces the protein MPLSKDVKDQIIAEYATHEGDTGSPEVQIALLSQRIKDLTEHFKSHPHDHHSRRGLMLLVGRRRRLLGYLSDIDIERYRSLIDRLGLRR, from the coding sequence GTGCCGCTGAGTAAAGATGTTAAAGACCAGATCATTGCTGAGTACGCAACTCATGAGGGCGACACAGGCTCTCCCGAGGTGCAGATTGCTCTGCTGAGCCAGCGAATCAAGGATCTGACGGAGCACTTCAAGTCGCACCCGCACGATCACCACTCACGTCGTGGATTGATGCTGCTGGTTGGTCGTCGCCGCAGGCTCCTCGGATACCTGTCGGACATCGATATTGAACGCTACCGTTCACTGATCGACCGCCTTGGCTTGCGTCGCTGA